In the genome of Candidatus Binatia bacterium, one region contains:
- a CDS encoding alcohol dehydrogenase catalytic domain-containing protein: MRVAVLVEPRRIELRDEPAPQAPAGGIVVRVRAALTDGTDLKTYRRGHPKMPLPTRFGHEFSGDVAAVGEGVTAFAAGDPVMCVHTAPCGECFWCRCGEEELCERVMATMLLGAYADCIAVPKRIVDVNCFQKPADVGYAEAAFLEPLSCVVHSVAMLAPAPDSSVAILGNGGFGILHALLLQRIYGIDAMLFGRRPERLELARELGLQSVDASEEPIGDAILARTHGRGADAVIECTGSAEMWESAPSFVRRGGRVSFFAGLPGDARVSFLAARLHYDEVRLLAPFHFTPADVRVAYDLIASRAFELRRLVSDVYPLARIADAFAALDSGAGLKALIEP, encoded by the coding sequence GTGCGCGTAGCCGTGCTCGTCGAGCCGCGCCGGATCGAACTGCGCGACGAGCCGGCGCCGCAGGCGCCCGCCGGCGGGATCGTCGTGCGAGTGCGCGCCGCGTTGACGGACGGAACCGACCTCAAGACCTACCGGCGCGGCCATCCGAAGATGCCGCTGCCGACGCGCTTCGGTCACGAGTTCTCCGGCGACGTCGCCGCCGTCGGCGAGGGCGTCACCGCGTTCGCCGCCGGCGACCCGGTGATGTGCGTGCATACGGCGCCCTGCGGCGAGTGTTTCTGGTGCCGCTGCGGCGAGGAAGAGCTCTGCGAGCGCGTGATGGCGACGATGCTCTTGGGCGCATACGCCGATTGCATCGCCGTGCCGAAACGGATCGTCGACGTCAACTGCTTTCAGAAGCCCGCCGACGTCGGCTATGCCGAGGCGGCCTTTCTCGAGCCGCTCTCGTGCGTCGTCCATTCGGTTGCGATGCTGGCGCCCGCGCCGGATTCGAGCGTCGCGATTCTCGGCAACGGCGGATTCGGCATCCTTCACGCGCTCTTGCTGCAGCGGATCTACGGCATTGACGCGATGCTCTTCGGCCGGCGACCCGAGCGCCTCGAGCTCGCGCGTGAGCTCGGGCTGCAGAGCGTCGACGCCAGCGAGGAACCGATCGGCGACGCGATCCTCGCGCGCACGCACGGTCGCGGCGCCGACGCGGTGATCGAATGCACGGGGTCGGCGGAGATGTGGGAGAGCGCGCCGTCGTTCGTGCGGCGCGGTGGGCGCGTCTCGTTCTTTGCCGGGCTTCCGGGCGACGCCCGCGTGAGTTTTCTCGCCGCGCGCCTCCACTACGACGAAGTGCGGCTGCTCGCGCCGTTTCATTTCACGCCCGCCGACGTACGCGTGGCCTACGATCTGATCGCGTCGCGCGCCTTCGAACTACGTAGGCTCGTCAGTGACGTCTATCCGCTCGCACGCATCGCGGACGCATTCGCCGCGCTCGATTCCGGCGCGGGGCTGAAAGCGCTCATCGAGCCGTGA
- a CDS encoding thioesterase family protein → MSRVFEARLQVQWADVDVAGIMYFAAYSRFAEYAEMQLFAELGFPYESVFTKYAFWLPRVRVEAEYRAPALMSDWMRMRTEILHVGRSSLRWKTTFLNERTGAEGATISFVVAAVDAKTLKSRALPEPIRSALLACA, encoded by the coding sequence GTGAGCCGCGTCTTCGAAGCCCGGCTGCAAGTGCAATGGGCCGACGTGGACGTCGCCGGCATCATGTATTTCGCGGCCTACTCGCGCTTCGCCGAATACGCGGAGATGCAGCTCTTCGCCGAACTCGGTTTTCCGTACGAGAGCGTCTTTACCAAATATGCCTTCTGGCTGCCGCGCGTGCGCGTCGAGGCGGAGTATCGCGCTCCCGCGCTGATGAGCGATTGGATGCGCATGCGCACCGAGATCCTGCACGTCGGACGGTCGAGTCTTCGGTGGAAGACGACGTTTCTTAACGAGCGCACGGGCGCCGAGGGCGCGACGATCTCGTTCGTCGTCGCCGCGGTCGACGCAAAGACGCTGAAGAGCCGGGCGCTGCCCGAACCGATTCGCTCGGCACTGCTCGCGTGCGCGTAG
- a CDS encoding alcohol dehydrogenase catalytic domain-containing protein, producing MSRETMRAAVLYDAEDVRVEDRPVPEIGEGEILVRTTASGICSGDVMGWYVARKAPLVLGHEPAGVVAETRAAGFSLGDRVFVHHHAPCFACRACARGEYVQCAAWRSSKIDPGGIAQYFRVPAGNLRDTLHLPAHVGFPDASLVEPLACVVKSLRRSGLSAGDRLYVIGLGVMGLLHVLAGREMGAEVFGGDFIEQRRAIAQRNGATALHPDDVRDALPEGADVVICGPGSAAAMQSAFEAVAPGGTVVMFTPFPPESAIAIDPERFYFGDRRLVASYSCGPEDTRASLALIEQGVVSADKVGADLVTLEDVPRAYRDLAQARIVKPIVVF from the coding sequence GTGAGCCGCGAGACGATGCGCGCCGCCGTTCTCTACGACGCCGAAGACGTGCGCGTCGAGGATCGCCCGGTGCCGGAGATCGGCGAGGGCGAGATCCTCGTGCGAACGACGGCAAGCGGCATCTGCAGCGGCGACGTCATGGGCTGGTACGTCGCGCGCAAGGCGCCGCTCGTGCTCGGGCACGAACCCGCCGGTGTCGTCGCGGAGACGCGCGCCGCCGGATTCTCACTCGGAGATCGCGTCTTCGTGCACCATCACGCGCCGTGCTTCGCCTGCCGCGCCTGCGCGCGCGGCGAGTACGTGCAGTGCGCGGCGTGGAGGTCGAGCAAGATCGATCCCGGCGGCATCGCGCAGTACTTCCGCGTGCCCGCGGGCAATCTGCGCGACACCCTGCACCTGCCCGCGCACGTCGGCTTTCCCGACGCATCGCTCGTCGAGCCGCTTGCCTGCGTCGTGAAGTCGCTGCGCCGAAGCGGGTTGAGCGCGGGCGATCGCCTCTACGTCATCGGTCTCGGCGTCATGGGATTGCTCCACGTGCTCGCGGGGAGAGAGATGGGAGCCGAGGTCTTCGGCGGCGATTTCATCGAGCAGCGCCGTGCGATCGCGCAGCGCAACGGCGCGACGGCGTTACATCCCGACGACGTGCGTGACGCGCTGCCCGAGGGTGCGGACGTCGTCATCTGCGGACCTGGGAGCGCGGCGGCGATGCAATCCGCGTTCGAGGCGGTCGCCCCCGGGGGCACCGTCGTGATGTTCACGCCGTTCCCGCCCGAGAGTGCGATCGCGATCGATCCGGAGCGGTTTTACTTCGGCGATCGACGGCTCGTCGCGAGTTATTCCTGCGGCCCCGAAGATACGCGCGCCTCGCTGGCGTTGATCGAGCAGGGCGTCGTCAGCGCCGACAAGGTCGGTGCGGATCTCGTCACGCTCGAGGACGTGCCGCGTGCCTATCGGGATCTCGCGCAGGCGCGCATCGTCAAGCCGATCGTCGTCTTCTAG